From the Anguilla anguilla isolate fAngAng1 chromosome 6, fAngAng1.pri, whole genome shotgun sequence genome, one window contains:
- the LOC118228921 gene encoding tripartite motif-containing protein 35-like — MASGSSLLEEELSCPMCSEIFRDPVLLSCSHSFCKACLQQSWEQKESRECPVCRRRSSRELPPISLSLRNACEAFLKERSQRAKAGSEVLCSLHSEKLKLFCLVDQIPVCVICQSSKKHANHELLPVQEAAEDYKEKLRTALAPLQEKLKAFNAVKLICDKTAAHIKSQAQHTERQIKMEFEKLQQFLKDEEAARITALREEEMQKSQMMKEKIKKMTEEISSLSEQIIAIEPELGAEDVSFLQVRPVHSVSAGLYTNCC; from the exons ATGGCGTCTGGATCTTCTCTCCTGGAAGAGGAGCTCTCCTGTCCTATGTGCTCTGAAATCTTCAGGGATCCTGTTCTCCtgagttgcagtcacagcttctgtaaggcctgtctgcagcagtcCTGGGAACAGAAGGAATCTCGGGAGTGCCCAGtgtgcaggagaagatcttcaAGGGAACTACCTCCCATCAGTCTATCTCTGAGGAATGCCTGTGAGGCGTTTTTGAAGGAGAGAAGTCAGAGAGCTAAAGCAGGatctgaagtgctctgcagtctgcacagtgagAAACTCAAACTCTTCTGTTTGGTGGATCAAATACCCGTCTGTGTGATCTGCCAAtcttcaaaaaaacatgcaaaccaCGAACTGCTACCAGTTCAGGAGGCTGCAGAAGATTATAAG GAGAAACTCAGGACTGCACTGGCtccactgcaggagaagctaAAAGCCTTTAATGCAGTGAAACTAATCTGTGATAAAACTGCAGCGCACATcaag agccaggcccagcacacagagagacagataaagatggagtttgagaaacttcagcagttcctaaaagatgaagaggcagccaggatcactgcactgagggaggaagagatgcagaagagtcagatgatgaaggagaagattaagaagatgacagaagagatatcatccctttcagaacaaatcaTAGCCATAGAACCggagctgggagctgaagacgtctcattcctgcaggtaagacctgttcactctgtgtctgcaggactCTATACAAACTGCTGTtaa